Below is a genomic region from Helicobacter ibis.
ATTTGTTTGATATTCACACATTATACTAACATATATAACTCATTTTTATTGCAATATAGATAATATAGATTCGGTGATTTCTCTTTTAAGGGATTATGAAAAATATAATAAAGATATTTTAGATGTTGTTTTATTTATAGTTATTGATGATGGTTCTCCTGTTTCTTACGAGATTCCGCAATTTGATCTAAATTTGCATTGGATAAGAATAAATGAAGATATCCCATGGAATCAATCTGGTGCTAGAAATCTGGGTGCAGTATATGCAAAGAGTGATAATATAGTTTTTGCAGACTTGAATCATAAAGTATTAGAAAATACTATGCACTACATGGCGTATCATAAGCCTTGTGGAAGAAATATATACAAGATAAAGTATGAAGGAAGAAACAAGGGTCATTCTAATTTGTTTTTTCTAAGTCGAGCTAGATTTATGCGTTTTTTTGGTTATGATGAAGAGTTTGCTGGACACTATGGAGCAGAGGATTTTAGATTTATCAAGGTGCAAAAAGCACATGGAAGTAAGCAACTTTATCTTCCAAATAAGTATAGAGTGGTTAAGAGAGTGTTGGAAAG
It encodes:
- a CDS encoding glycosyltransferase family A protein; its protein translation is MISLLRDYEKYNKDILDVVLFIVIDDGSPVSYEIPQFDLNLHWIRINEDIPWNQSGARNLGAVYAKSDNIVFADLNHKVLENTMHYMAYHKPCGRNIYKIKYEGRNKGHSNLFFLSRARFMRFFGYDEEFAGHYGAEDFRFIKVQKAHGSKQLYLPNKYRVVKRVLESGSDHSLDRDLTHCTPIDLRKKLELRTYGLDYGYSKLFLNNFTWKFLSEQKRTCVPMPKSKKWWYYLWYFRWIFGYK